The following coding sequences are from one Synechococcus sp. HK05 window:
- a CDS encoding LCP family protein: MAPAQPRPQRRTRERAALRLLAAGLGLASSLALLGAIWPEGDRSAREQGPPSAADLAEPPGRAISVLLIGSDADRLSSGSTAIPANSDALLLVQVNPEGPLQLLSLPVETAVQLPGDKRPVALGSLYKRGGPALVAGAAAQLVGLPKGQPDRYMVLPRAALRDLVDGIGRVELSPDRSMRYTDKTQKYTIRLEGGLQVMDGQQVEQLLRFRDETDGDARRRDRQQMAVESVLRQMGERQQLAQLPDLLQQLQGQVETNLTRSEALSLLAVALRPGERLEFRTLPLRPPVQPKSPLRALDVQAQRPWPN, translated from the coding sequence TTGGCTCCCGCCCAGCCACGCCCGCAGCGCCGCACCCGAGAACGGGCGGCCCTACGCCTGCTGGCCGCCGGGCTGGGGCTAGCCAGCAGCCTGGCGCTGCTGGGGGCGATCTGGCCGGAAGGGGATCGCAGCGCCCGCGAGCAAGGTCCCCCCAGCGCCGCTGATCTAGCCGAGCCGCCGGGCCGCGCCATCAGCGTGCTCCTGATCGGCTCCGATGCCGATCGCCTCAGCAGCGGCAGCACAGCGATTCCCGCCAACAGCGATGCGCTGCTGCTGGTGCAGGTGAATCCGGAGGGGCCGCTGCAACTGCTCAGCCTGCCGGTGGAAACCGCCGTGCAATTGCCGGGCGACAAGCGACCGGTGGCCCTTGGCAGCCTCTACAAACGGGGCGGCCCAGCTCTGGTGGCTGGGGCAGCCGCCCAACTGGTGGGCCTACCCAAGGGCCAGCCCGATCGCTACATGGTGCTGCCCAGGGCAGCCCTGCGGGATCTGGTGGACGGAATCGGCCGGGTGGAGCTCTCCCCCGACCGGAGCATGCGCTACACCGACAAAACGCAGAAGTACACGATTCGCCTGGAAGGTGGACTCCAGGTGATGGATGGCCAACAGGTGGAGCAACTGCTGCGCTTCCGCGATGAAACCGATGGCGATGCACGCCGCCGCGACCGCCAGCAGATGGCGGTGGAGAGCGTGTTGCGGCAGATGGGGGAGCGTCAGCAACTGGCGCAACTGCCGGATCTGCTCCAGCAGCTCCAGGGCCAGGTGGAGACCAACCTCACCCGCTCGGAGGCCTTGAGCCTGCTGGCCGTCGCCCTGCGCCCCGGCGAGCGGCTGGAGTTCCGCACCCTGCCGCTGCGGCCGCCGGTTCAGCCCAAGAGCCCACTCAGGGCACTGGATGTGCAGGCTCAGCGCCCCTGGCCGAACTGA
- a CDS encoding pseudouridine synthase has protein sequence MPEERLQKLIAAAGLGSRRHAETLLRAGRVSVNGRTAQLGERADPERDAICIDGKPLRPAHPPLALLLNKPAGVMCSCHDPEGRPIVLDLLPPELARGQGLHPVGRLDFQSRGALLLSNNGDLTLQLTHPRFQHSKTYRIWVRGQPSQTVLDRWARGVPLDGQPSQPVTLHRLDQERDATQLQLVMHEGRNRQIRRTAELLGHPVLDLQRVAIGSIELGALPEGRWRRLDPQEWPHPHPRP, from the coding sequence ATGCCCGAAGAGCGGCTGCAGAAGCTGATCGCGGCCGCCGGCCTCGGCTCACGCCGGCACGCGGAAACCCTGTTGCGGGCAGGGCGCGTGAGCGTGAATGGCCGCACCGCCCAGCTCGGAGAGCGGGCTGATCCCGAACGCGATGCCATCTGCATCGACGGCAAGCCCCTGCGGCCGGCGCACCCCCCTCTGGCCCTGCTGCTCAACAAGCCGGCCGGGGTGATGTGCAGCTGCCACGACCCGGAAGGCCGGCCGATCGTGCTCGACCTCTTGCCGCCCGAGCTGGCCCGGGGGCAGGGGCTGCATCCGGTGGGACGACTTGATTTTCAGAGCCGCGGCGCCCTGCTGCTCAGCAACAACGGCGATCTCACCCTGCAGCTCACCCACCCCCGCTTTCAGCACAGCAAGACCTACCGGATCTGGGTGCGCGGCCAACCCAGCCAGACGGTGCTCGACCGCTGGGCCCGTGGGGTGCCCCTCGACGGGCAGCCCAGCCAACCGGTGACCCTGCATCGGCTCGATCAGGAGCGCGATGCCACCCAGCTGCAGCTGGTGATGCACGAGGGGCGCAACCGGCAGATCCGCCGCACCGCCGAACTCCTGGGCCATCCCGTGCTCGATCTGCAGCGGGTGGCGATCGGTTCGATCGAGCTGGGCGCGCTGCCGGAGGGTCGCTGGAGGCGCCTGGATCCCCAAGAATGGCCACACCCACATCCCCGGCCTTAA
- a CDS encoding Coenzyme F420 hydrogenase/dehydrogenase, beta subunit C-terminal domain, translating to MTSAASPSGAVAPHERAKPLAKGSVYPAKDLCSQCGLCDSRWVAYVKDSCAFLHQRFEAMEAAAHGRSRDLDNEDELYFGVQQRMLTARLQQPIAGAQWTGIVSRIGVRALETGLVDAVLCVGQSDEDRFMPVPRLARTPEEVLSARVNKPTLSPNLEVLEQLPGSGIKRLLAIGVGCQIQALRAVQPTLPLDELFVLGLPCVDNVSRQGLQTFLESTVSSPDTVVHYEFMQDFRIHFRHSDGREETVPFFGLDTPKLKDVFAPSCLSCFDYTNAGADLVVGYMGATFGRQWLTVRNPKGQQLLDLVEAELDIAPVSSSGQRQAAVQQGIEAYDKAVKLPIWVANLIGFFVERFGPKGLEYGRFSIDSHFTRNAVWLRRHHPDKVEEHIPAFARRIISRYRLPD from the coding sequence TTGACTTCCGCTGCCTCCCCATCAGGTGCCGTGGCGCCCCATGAGCGCGCCAAACCGCTGGCCAAGGGCAGCGTGTATCCCGCCAAGGATCTCTGCAGCCAGTGCGGCCTCTGCGACAGCCGTTGGGTGGCCTATGTGAAAGACAGCTGCGCCTTCCTCCACCAGCGCTTTGAGGCGATGGAGGCGGCCGCCCACGGCCGCAGCCGCGACCTCGACAACGAGGACGAGCTCTATTTCGGGGTGCAGCAGCGCATGCTCACCGCCCGGCTGCAGCAGCCGATCGCCGGTGCCCAGTGGACCGGCATCGTGAGCCGCATCGGTGTGCGCGCCCTGGAAACCGGCCTGGTGGATGCGGTGCTGTGCGTGGGCCAGAGCGATGAGGATCGCTTCATGCCGGTGCCGCGGCTGGCGCGCACCCCTGAGGAGGTGCTGAGCGCCCGGGTGAACAAGCCCACCCTCTCCCCCAACCTGGAGGTGCTCGAGCAGCTGCCCGGCAGCGGCATCAAGCGCTTGCTGGCGATCGGCGTGGGCTGCCAGATCCAGGCCCTGCGGGCCGTGCAGCCCACCCTGCCCCTCGATGAGCTGTTTGTGCTGGGCCTCCCCTGCGTCGACAACGTGTCGCGCCAGGGGCTGCAGACCTTCCTTGAGAGCACGGTGAGCTCCCCCGACACGGTGGTGCACTACGAGTTCATGCAGGACTTCCGCATCCACTTCCGCCACAGCGATGGACGCGAGGAAACGGTGCCGTTCTTCGGGCTCGACACACCCAAGCTCAAGGACGTGTTCGCCCCCAGCTGCCTGAGCTGTTTCGACTACACCAACGCTGGCGCCGATCTGGTGGTGGGCTACATGGGCGCCACGTTTGGTCGCCAGTGGCTCACGGTGCGCAACCCCAAGGGGCAGCAGTTGCTCGATCTGGTGGAGGCCGAGCTCGACATCGCTCCGGTGAGCAGCAGCGGCCAGCGCCAGGCGGCGGTGCAGCAGGGCATCGAGGCCTACGACAAAGCCGTGAAACTGCCGATCTGGGTGGCCAACCTGATCGGTTTCTTCGTGGAGCGCTTCGGCCCGAAGGGCCTCGAATACGGCCGCTTCTCGATTGATTCCCACTTCACCCGCAATGCGGTGTGGCTGCGCCGCCATCACCCTGACAAGGTGGAAGAGCACATCCCGGCCTTTGCCCGCCGGATCATCAGCCGCTACCGGCTTCCGGATTGA
- the malQ gene encoding 4-alpha-glucanotransferase, translated as MRRAGVLLHPTALPGVPVCGSFGAEAHRWLDLLADHGIKAWQLLPLAPPDALGSPYSSPSSFALNAWLLDPELLVAEGLLEPADLRELPQGGDPGRLDLVRADQRAEQLGGALLRRYPHWEPVQRERFASWRDQQRAWLVDHCRFWVLRRRFHAQPWWQWPQALACRQRSALRAFDAEAHQPLLQEALVQWQLQEQWQLLLDHARQRGIQVIGDVPFYVAHDSADVWSHRPLFSAAADGSLSQQSGVPPDYFSATGQLWGTPVYRWPLHRLTRFRWWIRRLQRQLSLVDLLRLDHFRALESAWCVPGGDRTAERGSWRPSPGASLLRRLSRRYRGQQLPLIAEDLGVITPAVEALRDRYGLPGMKILQFAFDGDPSNPYLPANYRGHNWCVYTGTHDNATCIGWWQQLSDEQRHQVEQLLGPVQAPGWQLLELALASEADWAVVPLQDLLHLGDEARFNTPGTCAGNWQWRLSCSVDQISGPLKGFGELAQRHQR; from the coding sequence ATGCGCAGGGCCGGCGTTCTGCTTCACCCCACGGCCCTGCCGGGAGTGCCGGTGTGCGGCAGTTTCGGCGCCGAGGCCCATCGCTGGCTCGACCTGCTGGCCGACCACGGCATCAAGGCGTGGCAGCTGCTGCCGCTGGCTCCCCCGGATGCGTTGGGTTCGCCCTACAGCTCCCCCAGCAGCTTTGCCCTCAACGCTTGGCTCCTCGATCCCGAGCTGCTGGTGGCAGAAGGGCTCCTGGAGCCCGCCGATCTTCGTGAACTGCCCCAGGGGGGTGATCCGGGGCGCTTGGATCTGGTGCGGGCTGACCAACGGGCCGAGCAGCTGGGTGGCGCCCTGCTGCGGCGTTACCCCCACTGGGAGCCGGTGCAACGGGAGCGCTTCGCCAGCTGGCGAGATCAGCAGCGCGCTTGGTTGGTGGATCACTGCCGCTTCTGGGTGCTGCGGCGGCGCTTTCATGCCCAACCCTGGTGGCAGTGGCCCCAGGCCTTGGCGTGCCGCCAGCGCTCAGCCCTGCGGGCTTTCGATGCGGAAGCGCACCAGCCCCTGCTGCAGGAGGCACTGGTGCAGTGGCAGTTGCAGGAGCAGTGGCAGCTCCTGCTGGATCACGCCCGCCAGCGCGGCATCCAGGTGATCGGCGATGTGCCGTTTTATGTGGCCCACGACAGCGCGGATGTGTGGAGTCATCGGCCGCTGTTTTCGGCCGCTGCTGATGGCAGCTTGAGCCAGCAGAGCGGTGTTCCCCCGGATTACTTCTCAGCCACGGGGCAGCTGTGGGGCACGCCTGTGTACCGCTGGCCCCTGCACCGACTCACGCGCTTTCGCTGGTGGATCCGGCGGCTCCAGCGTCAGCTGAGCCTGGTGGATCTGCTGCGGTTGGATCACTTCCGTGCCCTGGAGTCGGCCTGGTGTGTGCCAGGAGGTGATCGCACGGCTGAACGCGGCAGCTGGCGCCCCTCACCGGGTGCGAGCCTGCTGCGCCGCTTGAGCCGCCGCTACCGCGGCCAGCAACTGCCGCTGATCGCTGAAGACCTGGGCGTGATCACTCCCGCGGTGGAAGCCCTGCGTGATCGCTATGGCCTGCCGGGCATGAAGATCCTCCAGTTCGCCTTCGACGGCGATCCCAGCAATCCCTATCTGCCGGCCAACTACCGCGGCCACAACTGGTGTGTGTACACCGGCACCCATGACAACGCCACCTGCATCGGCTGGTGGCAGCAGCTCAGCGATGAGCAGCGCCATCAGGTGGAACAACTGCTGGGGCCGGTTCAGGCGCCGGGTTGGCAATTGCTGGAGCTGGCCTTGGCCAGTGAGGCCGATTGGGCCGTGGTGCCCCTCCAAGATCTGCTGCATCTGGGTGATGAGGCGCGCTTCAACACCCCGGGCACCTGCGCTGGCAATTGGCAGTGGCGCTTGAGCTGCAGCGTGGATCAGATCAGCGGTCCACTGAAGGGGTTTGGGGAGTTGGCGCAGCGCCACCAGCGTTAG
- a CDS encoding ribose-phosphate pyrophosphokinase: protein MTSFLTAERVEQAHVAHDTRRLRLFSGTANQALAREIGAYLGVPDGPRVIKRFADGELYIQIQESIRGCDVFLIQPTCAPVNDHLMELLVMVDACKRASARQITAVIPYYGYARADRKTAGRESITAKLVANLLTVSGVDRVLAMDLHSAQIQGYFDIPCDHIYGSPVLVDYLAGRDFGDVVVVSPDVGGVARARAFAKQMNDAPLAIIDKRRSGHNVAESLTVIGDVAGKTAILIDDMIDTGGTICAGARLLRENGATRVLACATHAVFSGPAIERLSAPGLFEEVIVTNSIPLPDDRRFPQLQVLSVANMLGEAIWRIHDESSVSSMFR, encoded by the coding sequence GTGACCAGTTTCCTGACCGCAGAACGGGTCGAACAGGCGCACGTGGCCCACGACACCCGGCGCCTGCGCCTGTTCAGCGGCACGGCCAATCAGGCCCTGGCCCGGGAGATCGGCGCCTACCTGGGGGTGCCCGATGGCCCCCGCGTGATCAAGCGCTTTGCCGACGGCGAGCTCTACATCCAGATCCAGGAATCCATCCGCGGCTGCGATGTGTTTCTGATCCAGCCCACCTGCGCTCCGGTGAACGATCACCTGATGGAGCTGCTGGTGATGGTGGATGCCTGCAAGCGGGCTTCAGCGCGCCAGATCACAGCGGTGATCCCCTACTACGGCTACGCCCGCGCTGACCGCAAGACCGCCGGGCGCGAATCGATCACCGCCAAGCTGGTGGCCAACCTGCTCACGGTTTCCGGCGTGGATCGGGTGCTGGCGATGGACCTGCACTCCGCCCAGATCCAGGGCTACTTCGACATTCCTTGCGACCACATCTACGGATCACCGGTGCTGGTGGATTACCTGGCTGGCCGCGATTTCGGTGATGTGGTGGTGGTGTCGCCCGATGTGGGCGGTGTGGCGCGGGCCCGGGCCTTTGCCAAGCAGATGAACGATGCGCCCCTGGCGATCATCGACAAGCGCCGCTCCGGCCACAACGTGGCCGAAAGCCTCACCGTGATCGGGGATGTGGCGGGCAAAACGGCGATCCTGATCGACGACATGATCGATACCGGCGGCACCATCTGCGCCGGCGCTCGCCTCCTGCGCGAGAACGGCGCCACCCGTGTGCTCGCCTGCGCCACCCACGCGGTGTTTTCCGGCCCGGCGATCGAGCGGCTCTCCGCTCCAGGACTGTTTGAGGAAGTGATCGTCACCAACTCGATCCCCCTGCCTGACGATCGCCGCTTCCCGCAGCTGCAGGTGCTGTCGGTGGCGAACATGCTCGGTGAAGCGATCTGGCGCATCCACGACGAGAGCTCGGTGAGCTCGATGTTCCGTTGA
- a CDS encoding RodZ family helix-turn-helix domain-containing protein, which translates to MPSLAPRLPRLGRLFGRGAGQRAGDNGTAHAQEDPLLAVGRRLRQEREARGLNLRQLALETRISTPVLEALERGWRDRLPEGAYLRTMLPLIEQHLGLPAGSLDVALPPQSPQHGPRGTGGGLLKRFTPGSIDVFSTWQGGLLYGGLCLGLIYALNLQQRQLAAANLLSLNPIAPLPASEQRKPAAPGTTLLGAFPELRPLQQASRGLGRTALNQLQQAGAEPPALGVLELNLSQASTINLRSESGQRSQLSGAKGQLVWQLEPPLELSVYPTPKAAEVLWNGAALAPLSKQPGQYRLPLPQPTPNAGGAAPTPQTPSVDR; encoded by the coding sequence ATGCCCAGCCTTGCCCCACGCCTGCCCCGCCTTGGCCGCCTGTTCGGGCGGGGCGCCGGCCAGCGGGCGGGGGACAACGGCACAGCTCATGCGCAGGAGGATCCCCTCCTGGCCGTAGGCCGGCGGCTGCGCCAGGAGCGCGAAGCCCGGGGCCTCAATCTGCGGCAACTGGCCCTGGAAACCCGCATCAGCACACCCGTACTGGAAGCACTCGAGCGAGGCTGGCGCGATCGTCTGCCGGAGGGGGCCTATCTGCGCACGATGCTGCCCCTGATCGAGCAGCACCTTGGCCTGCCGGCCGGCAGCCTGGATGTGGCGCTGCCCCCCCAGAGCCCCCAGCACGGCCCCCGCGGCACCGGTGGAGGGCTGCTCAAGCGCTTCACCCCGGGCTCGATCGATGTGTTCAGCACCTGGCAGGGAGGCCTGCTCTATGGCGGCCTCTGCCTGGGCTTGATCTACGCCCTCAACCTGCAGCAACGCCAGTTGGCCGCGGCCAACCTGCTCAGCCTCAATCCGATCGCGCCGCTGCCGGCATCCGAACAGCGCAAACCCGCCGCCCCCGGCACCACCCTGCTCGGGGCCTTCCCCGAGCTGCGGCCCCTGCAACAGGCCAGCCGCGGGCTGGGCCGCACAGCTCTCAACCAACTCCAACAAGCCGGAGCCGAACCACCGGCGCTGGGGGTTCTCGAGCTCAACCTCAGCCAAGCCAGCACCATCAATCTGCGCAGCGAGAGCGGCCAGCGCTCCCAGCTCAGCGGCGCCAAAGGCCAGCTGGTGTGGCAACTCGAACCACCGCTGGAGCTGAGCGTCTACCCCACCCCGAAAGCAGCTGAGGTGCTCTGGAACGGCGCAGCACTGGCGCCACTCAGCAAGCAGCCGGGCCAGTACCGGCTGCCCTTGCCGCAACCAACCCCTAACGCTGGTGGCGCTGCGCCAACTCCCCAAACCCCTTCAGTGGACCGCTGA
- a CDS encoding RpoD/SigA family RNA polymerase sigma factor — MPSLPVIRSERDAAALAGGTDLVRSYLRDIGRVPLLTHEQEITLGRQVQELMALEEQREELRLRAGGDEPTDAELAAAAQLTPQQLKKRLRSGQRAKERMVAANLRLVVSVAKKYTKRNMELLDLIQEGTIGLVRGVEKFDPTRGYKFSTYAYWWIRQGITRAIAEKSRTIRLPIHITETLNKLKKGQRELSQELGRTPTVTELAEFVELPEEEVKDLLCRARQPVSLETKVGDGDDTELLDLLAADGTQPEELVDGECLRSDMRDLLDQLPELQGRVLKMRYGIGIEEPMSLSSIARELEMSRDRARSLERRAHEEMRRLSKQMGAYLAA, encoded by the coding sequence ATGCCCTCGCTTCCGGTGATCCGTTCCGAGCGTGATGCCGCTGCCCTCGCGGGCGGCACCGACCTGGTGCGCTCCTACCTGCGGGACATCGGGCGGGTGCCGCTGCTCACCCACGAGCAGGAGATCACCCTCGGCCGCCAGGTGCAGGAGCTGATGGCCCTCGAGGAGCAGCGCGAAGAATTGCGCCTGCGGGCCGGCGGGGACGAGCCCACCGATGCAGAACTGGCCGCGGCGGCTCAGCTCACCCCCCAACAGCTCAAGAAGCGCCTGCGCTCTGGCCAGCGCGCCAAGGAGCGGATGGTGGCAGCGAACCTGCGCCTGGTGGTGAGCGTGGCGAAGAAATACACCAAGCGGAACATGGAGCTCCTGGATCTGATCCAGGAGGGCACGATCGGTTTGGTGCGGGGCGTGGAGAAGTTCGACCCCACCCGCGGCTACAAGTTCTCCACCTATGCCTATTGGTGGATCCGCCAGGGCATCACGCGGGCGATCGCGGAGAAGAGCCGCACGATCCGCCTGCCGATCCACATCACCGAAACCCTCAACAAGCTCAAGAAAGGCCAGCGCGAACTGAGCCAAGAGCTGGGCCGCACCCCCACGGTGACGGAGCTGGCGGAGTTTGTGGAGCTGCCGGAGGAGGAGGTGAAGGACCTGCTCTGCCGCGCCCGCCAACCGGTGAGCCTGGAAACGAAGGTGGGCGACGGCGACGACACCGAACTGCTGGATCTGCTGGCGGCCGACGGCACCCAGCCGGAGGAGCTGGTGGATGGCGAGTGCCTGCGCAGTGACATGCGCGATCTGCTTGATCAGCTGCCGGAGCTGCAGGGCCGGGTTTTGAAGATGCGCTACGGCATCGGCATCGAAGAGCCGATGAGCCTCAGCTCCATCGCCCGCGAACTGGAGATGAGCCGCGACCGAGCCCGCAGCCTCGAGCGCCGCGCCCACGAAGAAATGCGCCGGCTCTCGAAGCAGATGGGGGCCTATCTGGCGGCTTGA
- a CDS encoding glycoside hydrolase family 10 protein: MAAALLTLLPAAAWADSRRVGVWLTNSPSPLYYQPQRIERAVGELAEAGFNTLYPNVWSRGATFHRSRWAPVEPALLQSGARHDPICVMTSAAHRRGLRVIPWFEYGLMEPANAAVVRQHPEWVLQKRDGSRAMSMHGKEMVWLNPAHPGVRERFLGLIGEIVQRCKVDGIQLDDHFAWPVELGYDPYTRALYEREQGVQPPDNHTDRTWMVWRRKQLSSLLRELRATLKRSGQGSPYVSLSPGPFRFAYNHWLQDWELWALGGLIDELVVQNYAYSLKGYERDLQQPALVKASSWGIPVEIGILSGFGGRTTPIPTLSEKVRLAAERGHGVIYFYWEGLWGQYAGPEGGRARQQALERLHQSLFNASLSPRR, encoded by the coding sequence ATTGCAGCAGCGCTGCTCACGCTGCTGCCGGCAGCGGCCTGGGCTGATTCACGCCGGGTTGGGGTGTGGCTCACCAATAGCCCCAGCCCCCTCTACTACCAGCCCCAGCGCATCGAACGGGCCGTTGGGGAACTGGCGGAGGCTGGCTTCAACACCCTCTATCCCAACGTGTGGAGTCGCGGCGCCACCTTTCACCGCAGCCGCTGGGCGCCGGTGGAGCCGGCTCTGCTGCAATCGGGGGCCCGCCACGACCCCATCTGCGTGATGACCAGCGCGGCCCATCGCCGCGGCCTGCGGGTGATTCCCTGGTTTGAGTACGGCCTGATGGAGCCGGCGAATGCCGCCGTGGTGCGCCAGCACCCGGAGTGGGTGCTGCAGAAGCGCGATGGCAGCAGAGCGATGAGCATGCACGGCAAGGAGATGGTGTGGCTCAACCCCGCCCACCCGGGCGTGCGCGAGCGCTTTCTGGGCCTGATCGGCGAGATCGTGCAGCGCTGCAAGGTGGACGGCATCCAGCTCGACGACCACTTCGCCTGGCCGGTGGAGCTGGGCTACGACCCCTACACCCGCGCCCTTTACGAACGGGAGCAGGGCGTTCAGCCCCCCGACAACCACACCGATCGCACCTGGATGGTGTGGCGGCGCAAGCAGCTGAGCAGCCTGCTGCGGGAGTTGCGCGCCACCCTCAAACGCAGCGGTCAGGGCAGCCCCTATGTGAGCCTCTCACCAGGGCCATTCCGCTTTGCCTACAACCACTGGCTGCAGGATTGGGAGCTGTGGGCCCTGGGCGGGCTGATCGATGAACTGGTAGTGCAGAACTACGCCTATTCGCTCAAGGGCTACGAACGCGATCTGCAGCAACCGGCCCTCGTGAAGGCCAGCAGCTGGGGGATCCCCGTGGAAATCGGCATCCTCTCGGGCTTCGGCGGACGCACCACACCGATCCCCACCCTCAGCGAGAAAGTGCGGCTAGCGGCCGAGCGCGGCCACGGGGTGATCTATTTCTATTGGGAAGGCCTCTGGGGCCAATACGCTGGCCCCGAGGGGGGCCGCGCCCGGCA